From the genome of Novosphingobium sp. P6W:
GCTCCTAATATGTCGGAGTAAATAGGGAGACCCCGAATGACTGAATTTCGTTCCATCGTCGCTGCAACCGGCGAGCCTCAGGGCGAGCCGCTTGCCGTCAGCACCCCCGCAGATGTCGCGGCGGCTTGCGCTGCCGCAGCTGCCGCATTCGACACCTACCGCGCGACCAGCCGCGAGGAGCGCGCGTCGTTCCTTGAGCGAATCGCTGACGAAATCCTCGCGATCGGCGATTCGCTGCTCGATGCCTACACGGCCGAGAGCGGTTTGCCGCGTGGTCGCAGCGAAGGCGAGCGTGGCCGTACCATGGGCCAGCTGCGCCTGTTCGCCGATGTCGTGCGCAAGGGCCAGTGGCAGCAGCTGCGCATCGATCCGGCTTTGCCGGAGCGTGCGCTTCCCCGTCCCGACCTGCGCCTGCGTATGATCCCGGTCGGCCCGGTTGCCGTGTTCGGCGCCTCGAACTTCCCGCTCGCCTTCTCGACCGCCGGCGGTGACACCGCATCGGCGCTGGCCGCTGGTTGCCCGGTTGTCGTCAAGGGCCACCCGGCGCACCCGATCACCGGCGGTCTGATCGCCGGCGCCATCGCCAAGGCCGTCAAGGATGCGGGCCTGCCGGAAGGCGTGTTCCAGCACCTCTCCGGCCCGTCGAACGAACTGGGCGCAGCGCTCGTGCAGGACCCGCGCATCGCGGCGGTCGGCTTCACCGGTTCGCGCGGCGGCGGTCTTGCCCTCGTCAAGCTGGCGCAGGCCCGCGAAGTGCCGATCCCGGTCTATGCCGAAATGTCGAGCATCAACCCCGTCCTGCTCCTGCCCGAGGCGCTGAAGGCGCGCGGCGAAGCGCTGGGCACGGCTTTCGTCGGTTCGCTGACGATGGGCGCAGGCCAGTTCTGCACCAACCCCGGCCTGCTGCTGGCGATCGAGGGTGAAGGTCTCGACGCTTTCGTCGCTGCTGCAAGCACTGGCGTTGGCGCTGCCAAGCCGCAGACCATGCTCACCACCGGCATCGCCGCCGCCTTTGCCAAGGGCGTCGAGACGCTGACCGCGCTGCCCGGCGTCGAAACGCTCGCCAAGGGTGAAGAGGGAAGCCGGACCACGGGCGGCGCCGTGCTGTTCCAGACCACCGCCGCTCAGTTCCTGGCCGACAAGGCCGCTGGCGACGAAGTCTTCGGTGCAGCCTCGATCCTCGTGCGCTGCAAGGACGAGGCCGAACTCGCTCTCCTCCTCGAAGGCCTCGAAGGCCAGTTGACCGCCACGATCCACATGGACGATGCGGACGAGGGCGCTGCTGCCCGTGTCCTGCCCGTGCTGGAGCGCAAGGTCGGCCGCATCCTGGTCAACGGCTGGCCAACCGGCGTCGAAGTGTGCCACGCGATGGTTCATGGCGGCCCGTTCCCGTCCACTACCGACCCGCGCACCACGTCGGTCGGCAGCCTTGCCATCGACCGTTTCCTGCGTCCGGTCAGCTACCAGAACCTCGCGCAGGGCCTGCTTCCGCCCGAACTGCGCGACGATGCTTTCGGTGACGGCGCCCCGCGCCTGATCGACGGTACGCTTACCCTCAACTGATCTTGCAACGATCCCCGCGGCGCGCCTCGTAAGAAGGTGCGCCGCGGCCGGGCCAAAAACTCTCTGGGAGAGACCCCATGACCTACCTTCGCCTGCTCCAGCACCGCGCCGCCGACGGCGCACGTTCCGTAATCCTGGCCGAGGGTGATGCCGCCCACGTCCTGCCGGGCGTCACTTCGATCCGCGAACTCGCGCTGCGCGCCATCGCTGACGGCGCGTCGCTGGCCGATGCCGCCAAGGCCTGTGGGCAAGGCGAAGTCATCGATATCGCCGCCGAATACGCGGCCGGCCGCCTGATCGCGCCGATCGACCATGAAGATCCCGCGCACCTGCTGATGACCGGCACCGGCCTTACGCACCTCGGTTCCGCCGAAGGCCGCGACAAGATGCATGCTGCTGCCATCTCGAACGAGCAGCAGACCGATTCCATGCGCATGTTCCTCGAAGGCCTTGAAGGCGGCAAGCCGGCAGCCGGCGAAGTCGGCCAGCAGCCCGAGTGGTTCTACAAGGGCGACGGCTCGCAGCTCGTCGGCCCGGGCGATACGCTGACCATGCCCGCGTTCTCGCAGGATGGCGGCGAGGAGCCGGAACTGGCGGGGATCTACCTCGTCGGCGACGACAGCACCGTCTACCGCCTCGGCCTCGCGCTCGCCAACGAGTTCTCGGACCACGTCACCGAGCGTCACAACTACCTGTGGCTGGCCCACTCCAAACTGCGTCAGGCCGCACTTGGCCCGGAACTGCTGATCGGCACCCCGCCCACCCACATCGAGGGCACCAGCAAGATCGTGCGTGCCGGCGAGACGATCTGGGAAAAGCCCTTCCTGTCGGGTGAGGGCAACATGTCGCACAGCTTCGACAACCTGGAGCATCACCACTTCAAGTACGACCTGTTCCGCCGCGCGGGCGATGTGCACGTCCACTTCTTCGGCACCGCCACGCTCTCGTTCAGCGATGCCGTGCAGACCGAGGAAGGCGACGTGTTCGAGATTTCGGCCGCGCCCTTCACGCTGCCGGTATCCAACCCGCTGGCGCGCGCCGAAGTTCAGGCCGCTACCGTCAAGGCGCTCTGATCGATGGACCCGATCCGGATCGCGGTGGTGGGCGTGGGCAAGATCGCCCGCGACCAGCACCTGCCGGCGATTGCCGGGAACAAGGCATTCAGCCTTGCCGCCACGGTCAGCCCGCATGACGCAGGCGTGGAGGGCGTGTCCCACCACAAGAGCCTTGACGAACTGATCGAAAACGGCCCGGCGGTCGATGCGGTGGCGCTCTGCACGCCGCCGCAGGTCCGCTACGACCTTGCGGTGCAGGCGCTGAACAAGGGGATGCATGTCTTCCTTGAAAAGCCGCCAGGGGCGACCCTGTCGGAGTGCGTCGCGCTGTCCAGCCGCGCCGAAAAGGTCGGCACGACGCTGTTCGCGGCCTGGCACTCGCGCTTTGCAGCGGGCGTTGCCCCGGCGCGCGCGTGGCTGGCCGAGCGCCGGATCGAGAGCGTGAAGATCGTTTGGCGCGAGGACGTGCGGGTATGGCATCCGGGTCAGGCATGGATCTGGGAGCCGGGCGGCCTTGGCGTGTTCGATCCGGGCATCAACGCCCTTTCGATCCTGACCCACATTCTGCCGCGCCCGGTCTTCCTGAAGACCGCGACGCTGGAAATCCCCGCCAACCGCGCCGCGCCGATCGCTGCCGACATCCAGTTTCGCGACACGGCAGGCGCCCCGATCCACATGGACCTCGACTGGCGCCAGACCGGTCCGCAGTCCTGGGACATCGTCGTCGAAACCGATGCGGGCACGCTGAAACTCTCCAACGGCGGCGCGGTGCTTACCCTGCCGACCGGCGCGGAGCATAGCGAGGACCTGGAGTATCCGGGCCTCTACGCCCGCTTTGCCAACCTCATCCGGGGCGGGCGCAGCGACGTCGATATCGCGCCCCTGCGCCTCGTTGCCGACGCATTCCTGCGCGGCAATCGCCAGACCGTCGAAGCATTCCACGATTGATTATCCCTGGGAGGGGACACAAAATGATGAAAGCATTTAGCGCCGCGACTTTAGCCTTGCTGCTGGGCGCCACCGCGCTCACCAGCACGGCCAATGCTGATACGGGCGGCCAGCCCACCACGGCGACGATCGAGGCGGACAAGCCCGGTCCGGTCTACCACAAGGAAATCTTCACCCAGTTCGCCGAGCATCTCGGCACGGGTATCTACGGCGGCCTGTGGGTCGGCAAGAACAGCAAGATTCCCAACACCAACGGCTTTCGCAACGACGTCGTCCAGGCCCTGCGCGACCTTTCGGTGCCGGTGATCCGCTGGCCGGGCGGTTGCTTCGCCG
Proteins encoded in this window:
- the araD1 gene encoding AraD1 family protein, which produces MTYLRLLQHRAADGARSVILAEGDAAHVLPGVTSIRELALRAIADGASLADAAKACGQGEVIDIAAEYAAGRLIAPIDHEDPAHLLMTGTGLTHLGSAEGRDKMHAAAISNEQQTDSMRMFLEGLEGGKPAAGEVGQQPEWFYKGDGSQLVGPGDTLTMPAFSQDGGEEPELAGIYLVGDDSTVYRLGLALANEFSDHVTERHNYLWLAHSKLRQAALGPELLIGTPPTHIEGTSKIVRAGETIWEKPFLSGEGNMSHSFDNLEHHHFKYDLFRRAGDVHVHFFGTATLSFSDAVQTEEGDVFEISAAPFTLPVSNPLARAEVQAATVKAL
- a CDS encoding aldehyde dehydrogenase (NADP(+)) — its product is MTEFRSIVAATGEPQGEPLAVSTPADVAAACAAAAAAFDTYRATSREERASFLERIADEILAIGDSLLDAYTAESGLPRGRSEGERGRTMGQLRLFADVVRKGQWQQLRIDPALPERALPRPDLRLRMIPVGPVAVFGASNFPLAFSTAGGDTASALAAGCPVVVKGHPAHPITGGLIAGAIAKAVKDAGLPEGVFQHLSGPSNELGAALVQDPRIAAVGFTGSRGGGLALVKLAQAREVPIPVYAEMSSINPVLLLPEALKARGEALGTAFVGSLTMGAGQFCTNPGLLLAIEGEGLDAFVAAASTGVGAAKPQTMLTTGIAAAFAKGVETLTALPGVETLAKGEEGSRTTGGAVLFQTTAAQFLADKAAGDEVFGAASILVRCKDEAELALLLEGLEGQLTATIHMDDADEGAAARVLPVLERKVGRILVNGWPTGVEVCHAMVHGGPFPSTTDPRTTSVGSLAIDRFLRPVSYQNLAQGLLPPELRDDAFGDGAPRLIDGTLTLN
- a CDS encoding Gfo/Idh/MocA family protein, whose protein sequence is MDPIRIAVVGVGKIARDQHLPAIAGNKAFSLAATVSPHDAGVEGVSHHKSLDELIENGPAVDAVALCTPPQVRYDLAVQALNKGMHVFLEKPPGATLSECVALSSRAEKVGTTLFAAWHSRFAAGVAPARAWLAERRIESVKIVWREDVRVWHPGQAWIWEPGGLGVFDPGINALSILTHILPRPVFLKTATLEIPANRAAPIAADIQFRDTAGAPIHMDLDWRQTGPQSWDIVVETDAGTLKLSNGGAVLTLPTGAEHSEDLEYPGLYARFANLIRGGRSDVDIAPLRLVADAFLRGNRQTVEAFHD